In Leptospira saintgironsiae, one genomic interval encodes:
- a CDS encoding MmcQ/YjbR family DNA-binding protein, protein MSDHISVPNTILSKLRLICLDLPEAYEEQAWIGTRWCIKKKNFAHVLMLQNGYPPAYAKASGLDTVTCLLTFRFSPKKLDVSRFKQYPFFKPVWWEDIIGLVIDESVDWDEVEVLLKESYCQLAPKKLAEMVDGR, encoded by the coding sequence TATCCAAACTTCGGTTAATTTGTTTGGATCTTCCGGAAGCTTATGAAGAACAGGCTTGGATTGGAACTCGTTGGTGTATCAAAAAGAAAAACTTTGCCCATGTATTGATGTTGCAGAATGGTTATCCTCCTGCTTATGCAAAGGCTTCCGGCCTAGATACTGTTACTTGTTTATTAACTTTTCGTTTTTCTCCTAAAAAGTTAGATGTTTCTCGATTTAAACAATATCCATTTTTTAAACCGGTCTGGTGGGAAGATATCATCGGACTTGTAATCGATGAATCAGTGGATTGGGATGAGGTAGAGGTTCTATTAAAAGAAAGTTATTGTCAACTTGCGCCTAAGAAATTAGCGGAGATGGTGGATGGACGGTAA
- a CDS encoding SPFH domain-containing protein: MALIDVIKYEGKPGEIVWKFPRNDISTFGQLVVNESQEAIFFKEGKALDIFGPGTHTLKTGNVPILENLVNLPFGGQTPFTAEIVYINKALIQLKWGTPAPIQVEDPKYTITLGVRANGAYNIKIVDSKAFAVGVVGARGAYSQDEVDNFLRPMIVTRLSDFLAEVVLKSGEPITRLNQHLEEASSAGKTKIQPDFSKYGIEVLDFFVQSINFDQNDPNFQKIQKILTDKFEIDALGGMYQQKRMLDIGEAAAKNESGNAGQGMSAGMGLGMGMNMGNMMAGMVGQNNAGGNSNQNDATARLTKLKSMLDQGLISQEEFDAKKKDILNSI; this comes from the coding sequence ATGGCATTAATAGACGTAATAAAATACGAAGGTAAACCGGGAGAGATCGTATGGAAGTTTCCCCGTAACGATATAAGTACCTTCGGACAATTGGTAGTGAACGAAAGCCAAGAAGCTATCTTCTTTAAAGAAGGTAAGGCTCTGGATATTTTCGGACCAGGAACTCATACTTTAAAAACAGGGAACGTTCCTATTTTAGAAAACTTAGTGAACCTTCCTTTCGGAGGCCAAACTCCTTTTACCGCGGAAATAGTTTATATCAATAAGGCCCTCATCCAATTAAAATGGGGAACTCCTGCGCCCATCCAAGTAGAAGATCCTAAATACACGATCACATTGGGAGTCAGAGCAAACGGTGCTTATAATATCAAGATCGTTGACTCCAAAGCATTTGCAGTTGGAGTAGTTGGTGCAAGAGGAGCTTATTCACAAGACGAGGTGGATAATTTCTTAAGACCTATGATCGTAACTAGGCTAAGCGATTTCTTGGCAGAAGTTGTTTTAAAATCCGGCGAACCAATCACTCGACTCAACCAACATTTGGAAGAAGCTTCTTCTGCTGGAAAAACAAAAATCCAACCTGACTTCTCCAAATATGGGATAGAAGTTTTAGATTTTTTTGTTCAATCTATCAACTTCGATCAAAACGATCCAAACTTCCAAAAGATCCAAAAAATTCTTACAGACAAATTCGAGATCGATGCTTTGGGCGGAATGTACCAACAAAAAAGAATGTTGGATATAGGAGAAGCAGCAGCCAAGAACGAGAGCGGGAACGCCGGTCAGGGAATGTCTGCAGGAATGGGACTCGGAATGGGAATGAATATGGGCAATATGATGGCCGGTATGGTTGGCCAGAATAATGCCGGTGGGAATTCCAACCAGAACGATGCAACTGCAAGACTTACGAAACTCAAGAGTATGTTGGACCAGGGCCTGATTTCTCAGGAAGAATTTGATGCCAAAAAAAAGGACATTCTAAATTCTATCTAA
- a CDS encoding LIMLP_15305 family protein, which translates to MTSNSPISQYVSRFKAEKGKILSFLSAFPFYGEVLKNHQYYEADRVARNELSKKLDSLKEPIRRIEENFVRERRMDLIGSTEVLLSIIERLKNEIIGASYGLNGLGAGFKATESELEALAEWDYSLIHHADELSTKVKSPNFPPEVSVDTVRDWVSKFRSELDEFDSALKSRKDVFLKR; encoded by the coding sequence ATGACTTCGAATAGCCCGATCTCACAATATGTTTCCAGATTCAAAGCGGAGAAGGGAAAGATCTTATCCTTTCTTTCTGCATTCCCTTTTTATGGAGAAGTTTTAAAGAACCATCAATATTACGAAGCAGACAGGGTGGCTCGAAATGAATTGTCCAAAAAATTGGATTCTCTCAAAGAACCTATTCGCAGGATCGAAGAAAATTTCGTCCGAGAAAGAAGAATGGACCTAATCGGCTCTACCGAGGTCTTACTCTCCATCATAGAAAGACTCAAAAACGAAATTATTGGAGCAAGTTACGGTCTGAATGGATTGGGCGCTGGATTTAAAGCAACTGAATCAGAGTTAGAAGCTTTGGCAGAATGGGATTATTCTTTGATCCATCATGCAGACGAATTATCCACAAAAGTAAAATCTCCGAACTTCCCTCCAGAAGTTTCAGTAGACACCGTAAGGGATTGGGTTAGTAAGTTTAGATCCGAGTTAGATGAATTCGATTCTGCGTTAAAAAGCAGAAAGGATGTCTTCTTAAAACGATAG
- the lepB gene encoding signal peptidase I, whose protein sequence is MKFDSEIIRSIRQSAFHWIKLSFPILFAIFFILYFRIFIIQFYLISGTSMMPSYKEHDWVLVKKWGFPAQVGPWVLYILEPDVDRFDVLVLDGIGAELSLKRVVGLPGDFFRFSEGRILINDSSLEEPFLNSGYKTQAPSASILPVIGVSGNIGIGDSGRIPPGYVLVLGDNREFSTDSRNYGLIPFKKLRGKVIASF, encoded by the coding sequence ATGAAATTTGATTCGGAAATAATTCGTTCAATCCGGCAGTCTGCATTCCACTGGATCAAACTTTCTTTTCCGATCTTATTTGCCATATTCTTCATATTATATTTTAGGATTTTCATAATCCAATTCTATCTGATCAGCGGCACGAGTATGATGCCTAGCTATAAAGAACATGATTGGGTCTTGGTTAAAAAATGGGGCTTCCCTGCGCAGGTTGGTCCTTGGGTTTTATATATTTTAGAACCGGATGTAGATAGATTTGATGTATTAGTCTTAGATGGGATTGGAGCAGAACTAAGTTTAAAAAGAGTGGTTGGACTTCCCGGAGATTTTTTCAGATTTTCAGAAGGCAGAATTTTGATAAACGACTCTTCCTTAGAGGAACCTTTTTTAAATTCAGGTTATAAGACCCAAGCGCCATCTGCATCCATTCTTCCTGTGATCGGAGTTTCCGGAAATATAGGCATTGGAGATTCAGGCAGGATCCCTCCGGGTTATGTTTTGGTTTTGGGAGATAACAGAGAATTTTCTACAGATTCCAGAAATTATGGCCTAATTCCTTTCAAAAAATTGAGAGGAAAGGTAATCGCCAGCTTTTAA
- a CDS encoding motility associated factor glycosyltransferase family protein, whose protein sequence is MKEFRSDLLEKNLASLRSFAPEASERIASSQITFEIIPTKTEDPSLKIGNVLLHSSMDPRKEAERQLVDLKKGDEERAFLFFGAGLGYSIQYTLGFDKIICVWMEPFPEIIKAAFSLFDFSPMILSGKLRIFLPPYEESAFYEGFKGISGYPVSFIPHRGSLQWKQEEYQELRFLAETFFHKKDVNTATLTRFEKVWTGNFIRNLPELVDMQPINELFGLCKSKVDVVVCGAGPSLYLSLQELKEYRENFLLIAVDTALLILQKSGIDPDLVFSVDPQPLNSKYLEGYTGNAKFIFDPTTSYHSLRMPYIGKNHFLTSSPFPWIKLLENASENGLGAVDFGGSVSTNATSLAEKMDARSILLLGQDLSFPGSQAHCKGAILEERLNFLESRTQRREHHNYKQMTALPPKWIESVEGKKLRTNEKLLIFKKWFEERQKDRPWANLGKEGAKLEGISNITFQEWFKQNPSNKKEVSEVKEKIRTLLPSKINGKKVSDELSKICKELKEFGVQVSTGEILSEKIYNLIQNGEKDKESIRKALHEISVIDDRISSKKGLTEFLGISLQRVILAITEGYDTELTLEEKKNERLAVAKKSLLLYSGLKKSTEMNISLLNKSIIRFSYDKISD, encoded by the coding sequence ATGAAAGAATTCAGGTCGGATTTACTCGAAAAAAATTTGGCCTCACTTCGTAGCTTCGCACCGGAAGCTTCCGAAAGAATAGCTTCTTCTCAAATTACCTTTGAGATTATTCCTACAAAAACTGAAGATCCTAGTTTGAAGATCGGTAATGTTCTTTTGCATAGCTCTATGGATCCGCGCAAGGAAGCTGAAAGACAGCTAGTGGATCTGAAAAAAGGAGATGAAGAAAGAGCGTTTCTGTTTTTTGGAGCTGGCCTCGGTTATTCTATACAATATACATTAGGATTTGATAAAATAATCTGCGTATGGATGGAACCTTTTCCAGAGATTATCAAGGCGGCATTTTCACTTTTCGATTTTTCACCTATGATCCTTTCCGGCAAGTTGAGGATCTTTCTTCCCCCATATGAAGAATCTGCATTTTATGAGGGCTTTAAGGGGATCTCGGGATATCCTGTAAGCTTTATCCCTCATAGAGGAAGTCTTCAATGGAAACAGGAAGAATACCAAGAACTTAGATTTTTAGCTGAGACATTCTTCCACAAAAAAGATGTAAACACTGCTACATTAACTAGATTTGAGAAGGTCTGGACTGGAAACTTTATCAGAAACCTTCCTGAACTTGTGGATATGCAGCCTATAAATGAATTATTCGGTTTATGCAAATCCAAAGTGGACGTAGTTGTTTGTGGGGCTGGGCCTTCTCTCTACCTATCCTTGCAAGAACTGAAAGAATATAGAGAAAACTTTTTATTGATCGCAGTGGATACTGCACTTCTGATCCTACAAAAATCTGGAATAGATCCTGACCTTGTATTTAGTGTGGATCCTCAGCCTTTAAATTCAAAATATTTAGAAGGTTATACCGGAAATGCAAAATTTATATTTGATCCTACCACTTCTTATCATTCATTAAGAATGCCTTATATAGGAAAAAATCATTTTCTGACTTCTTCTCCTTTTCCATGGATCAAACTTCTGGAGAATGCTTCCGAGAATGGGTTGGGGGCCGTGGACTTTGGAGGTTCCGTTTCTACAAATGCTACCAGTCTTGCGGAGAAGATGGATGCAAGATCCATTTTACTTTTAGGGCAAGACCTTTCTTTTCCTGGTTCCCAAGCACATTGTAAGGGAGCAATCTTAGAAGAAAGATTGAATTTTTTAGAATCCAGAACCCAAAGAAGAGAACATCATAATTATAAACAAATGACTGCTTTGCCACCAAAGTGGATCGAATCTGTAGAAGGAAAAAAACTCAGAACAAACGAAAAACTTCTAATCTTCAAAAAATGGTTCGAAGAAAGACAGAAGGATCGCCCTTGGGCCAATTTAGGAAAAGAAGGAGCTAAGTTAGAAGGGATCAGTAATATTACGTTTCAAGAATGGTTTAAACAAAATCCATCAAATAAAAAAGAGGTTTCTGAGGTCAAAGAGAAGATCCGGACACTTCTACCCTCCAAAATTAATGGAAAAAAAGTATCAGACGAATTAAGTAAGATATGTAAAGAGCTAAAAGAATTCGGAGTGCAGGTCTCCACGGGAGAAATTCTTTCCGAAAAAATATACAACCTCATTCAAAATGGCGAGAAGGACAAAGAATCCATTCGAAAAGCATTACATGAGATTTCTGTAATAGACGATCGTATCAGTTCTAAAAAAGGACTTACCGAATTTTTGGGGATCAGTTTGCAAAGAGTGATCTTGGCAATCACAGAAGGATACGATACAGAACTCACATTAGAAGAGAAGAAAAATGAAAGGCTTGCAGTCGCTAAAAAGAGCCTATTGCTGTATTCTGGTTTAAAAAAGAGTACGGAAATGAACATTAGTTTACTCAATAAATCTATAATTCGCTTTTCTTATGACAAAATTTCCGATTAA
- a CDS encoding penicillin-binding protein — protein sequence MDYNLLNRKRFTILFVLLCVFFSGLLVRVGYLVFFNDREIAFKNGERILRGAIYDRRGIELALSIDSSTIGIYPGNVYDPNFTAVQISPYLDIPPEKIESLIREKSRYFLLKREIDDTTASRIMEMALPGVRREREFKRVYPHGSLAASLVGFTGMDDDKALSGLEYYYNQELMTPTEADSARGANVHLTLDGLIQFKLEKSLGKRFEEAGAKRAVGLLMEIHTGRILAMASFPSFDPNRYSSFEEYSHTNWAIRHVYEPGSTMKIFLASILLNENLIHPNEKFDCPGYVDYGKTRIKCTHVHGKVNLEEILQYSCNAGIIKAAAKIPNDVLYEYMKRFRFGDRAGLLPNESVGYMPILNKWTPTTPMFMAIGQGISVTPIQLVASAASIVNGGRFITPRVVSHITDSYGEVLQEFQSEETPVGIKEYSTERLLKAMTRVVQAGTGKNAYIQEYSIAGKTGTGQKAVSGRGYQDGLWSASFLGFFPADKPKVVGLILFDEPKGDSHTGGGLAAPVFREVVENIIPIIEQGERTVNVNLPKLERKPLTGKSERIPDLVGRSKREVVELLAPLGVPYKLHGSGFCYEQDPSPGSSYEGKRINVFFQ from the coding sequence ATGGATTATAACCTTCTCAATCGAAAAAGATTCACCATATTATTCGTTCTATTATGTGTATTCTTCTCTGGGCTTTTGGTTCGAGTAGGTTATCTAGTATTTTTTAACGATAGAGAAATCGCATTCAAGAATGGTGAAAGGATCTTAAGAGGAGCCATTTACGATAGAAGGGGAATTGAATTGGCATTGTCCATAGATTCTTCTACAATCGGGATCTATCCGGGGAACGTTTATGATCCGAATTTTACTGCAGTACAAATCTCTCCGTATCTGGACATTCCTCCTGAAAAGATAGAATCGCTTATTAGAGAAAAAAGCAGATATTTCCTTTTGAAGAGGGAGATAGATGATACAACTGCAAGTCGTATCATGGAGATGGCCCTTCCCGGAGTAAGAAGAGAAAGAGAATTTAAAAGAGTTTATCCTCACGGAAGTTTGGCAGCAAGTCTTGTTGGCTTTACAGGAATGGATGATGATAAGGCTCTCTCAGGTTTAGAATATTATTATAATCAAGAATTGATGACACCTACTGAAGCAGACTCTGCAAGAGGTGCAAATGTTCATTTGACCCTGGACGGACTTATCCAATTCAAATTAGAAAAATCTCTGGGAAAAAGATTCGAAGAAGCAGGAGCCAAAAGAGCAGTAGGCCTTTTAATGGAAATCCACACTGGAAGAATATTAGCGATGGCTAGTTTTCCTTCTTTTGATCCAAATCGTTATTCTTCTTTCGAAGAATATTCTCATACTAACTGGGCGATCCGACATGTATACGAACCTGGATCTACCATGAAAATTTTCCTAGCAAGTATACTTCTTAATGAAAATTTAATACATCCAAATGAAAAATTTGATTGTCCGGGATATGTAGACTACGGAAAAACCAGGATCAAATGTACACATGTCCATGGAAAAGTGAACCTGGAAGAGATCCTACAATATTCATGTAATGCAGGGATTATAAAAGCAGCAGCAAAGATCCCGAATGATGTACTTTATGAATATATGAAACGATTCCGTTTTGGAGATAGGGCTGGACTTCTGCCGAACGAATCCGTGGGTTATATGCCTATCTTAAACAAATGGACTCCTACTACTCCAATGTTCATGGCGATTGGACAAGGAATTTCAGTAACTCCAATACAATTAGTAGCATCTGCAGCTTCAATCGTAAATGGAGGAAGATTTATTACACCTAGAGTAGTTTCCCATATCACCGATTCTTATGGAGAAGTTTTACAAGAATTCCAGTCCGAAGAAACTCCCGTAGGTATCAAAGAATATTCTACCGAAAGATTATTAAAAGCAATGACTAGGGTTGTCCAAGCAGGAACTGGAAAGAACGCATATATACAAGAATATTCTATCGCTGGAAAAACAGGAACAGGACAAAAGGCAGTATCCGGTCGAGGTTACCAAGACGGATTATGGTCTGCTTCCTTCTTGGGATTTTTTCCTGCAGACAAACCTAAAGTAGTTGGACTTATTCTTTTTGATGAACCTAAAGGGGATAGCCATACTGGAGGAGGACTCGCCGCTCCTGTATTTAGGGAAGTGGTAGAGAATATCATACCGATCATAGAACAAGGAGAAAGAACAGTGAATGTTAATCTCCCTAAATTAGAAAGAAAACCTCTTACAGGAAAATCAGAACGTATACCTGATCTGGTTGGAAGAAGTAAGAGAGAAGTCGTAGAATTATTAGCTCCTTTAGGAGTTCCTTATAAACTTCACGGAAGCGGTTTCTGCTATGAACAAGATCCTTCTCCTGGTTCGTCGTATGAAGGTAAAAGGATAAACGTATTCTTCCAATGA
- a CDS encoding serine hydrolase domain-containing protein: MASTFALLLSFSFLFSDCKKEEEDSIGQLTTIQAAIACKTLDECFDSTASLSKSGASFQVFKKDGTRVYFRERGLLTADKVGPIFSASKLVTASVIMAFLSGTCGSSANSMNLNTTTGNILGWTGVKGSITLRQLLSFTSGLYSNNGSAEMGSCVFTLPNGASAGDKNSCTDYIRDNTQTDDQPGEVFYYNSFHMAVAQRMAEIDSGKNWQDLFEDCIASPLSIVVDSGTGNGIWYANISNKTGDGSLAGAYGLYLTANDYAKIMHMLANEGNSGAIISASNVNEIFKDQYEVNTKIKYSQFALFGYYWHYGLGNWRFCSQPNDSAACDQDVNNHSFGANGFYPWIDRNKEYYAVFGVNEFNSNPFNIISILQPNSASLFFGEDAKKYIPALLE; the protein is encoded by the coding sequence ATGGCAAGCACGTTTGCCTTGTTACTTAGTTTTAGCTTTCTGTTTTCCGACTGTAAAAAGGAAGAAGAAGATTCGATAGGTCAATTGACAACAATCCAAGCTGCGATTGCATGTAAGACTTTAGACGAATGTTTTGACTCGACTGCTTCTTTGTCTAAAAGCGGAGCATCTTTCCAAGTTTTTAAAAAAGACGGGACTAGGGTTTATTTTAGAGAAAGAGGCCTGTTGACTGCGGATAAGGTAGGGCCGATTTTTTCCGCTTCTAAATTAGTAACTGCTTCCGTGATCATGGCGTTTCTAAGCGGAACTTGCGGATCTTCTGCGAATTCTATGAATTTAAATACTACCACCGGAAACATCCTAGGTTGGACCGGGGTAAAAGGAAGTATTACCTTAAGACAGTTATTGTCTTTTACTTCCGGATTATATTCTAATAATGGATCCGCTGAAATGGGGAGTTGTGTTTTCACATTGCCGAACGGGGCAAGTGCTGGAGATAAAAATTCGTGTACGGATTATATTCGAGACAATACGCAAACGGATGATCAACCGGGAGAAGTGTTCTATTATAATTCTTTCCATATGGCAGTGGCTCAAAGAATGGCGGAAATAGATTCGGGAAAAAATTGGCAGGATCTTTTCGAAGATTGTATCGCTTCTCCTTTGAGTATCGTTGTCGATTCAGGAACTGGAAACGGAATTTGGTACGCTAATATTTCCAATAAGACGGGAGATGGAAGTCTTGCCGGAGCTTACGGATTATATCTTACTGCAAATGACTATGCGAAAATAATGCATATGCTTGCGAATGAAGGAAATTCAGGCGCGATTATATCCGCCTCGAATGTGAATGAAATTTTTAAGGACCAATACGAAGTGAATACTAAAATCAAATATTCACAGTTCGCATTGTTCGGATATTATTGGCATTACGGATTAGGAAATTGGAGATTTTGTTCTCAGCCTAACGATTCTGCCGCTTGCGATCAGGACGTAAACAATCATAGTTTTGGAGCAAACGGTTTCTATCCTTGGATAGATCGAAATAAGGAATATTATGCTGTCTTCGGTGTGAACGAATTTAATTCGAATCCATTTAATATCATTAGCATATTACAACCTAACTCTGCTTCGTTATTTTTCGGAGAAGATGCTAAGAAATATATTCCGGCACTTTTAGAATAA
- a CDS encoding acyltransferase family protein — translation MKSYILSIFASKKGEIESLNGIRAIGILMVMTNHLWVSKQPIMGEMPFLLSWFVENQTTIVDVFFVLGGFLNYGGILQSYKRENSFPYRKFITNRSLRILPAYYAALAFSYYYFFKQVEVLKNIPNPNADLVWLIDKGQKALDYVWADGIFLSNFFPRVLDVGWYISVEQQIYFLMVVLGPFFLFSKTRKVRVIILSIIYIIPFLSRCYLYSKGQMNAEALFWTENRFDSLIAGMLLAEYVDYKPVAESLGKLKYSLIGITAIVFILISYSFGWTHFIRLTLANNFYNIALALIIYLAIQKEGIFKTILGLPIFRPLSRITFTVYLWNIPLMGIATKWALKGETLITLSVLPKLYFICFGFTILAAWPIFLLIEQPFIWWKEKPKVLENKNETKTA, via the coding sequence ATGAAATCCTATATACTGTCTATCTTTGCTTCCAAAAAGGGAGAAATAGAATCATTAAACGGAATCAGGGCAATCGGAATTTTGATGGTAATGACAAACCATCTTTGGGTTTCCAAACAGCCGATCATGGGCGAAATGCCCTTCTTGTTATCCTGGTTCGTAGAGAATCAAACCACCATTGTGGATGTGTTTTTCGTGTTGGGAGGTTTTTTAAATTACGGAGGTATACTTCAATCTTATAAAAGAGAAAACAGTTTTCCTTATCGCAAATTTATCACTAATCGTTCTTTGAGAATACTTCCTGCTTATTATGCTGCATTAGCGTTTTCTTATTATTATTTTTTCAAACAAGTAGAAGTTCTTAAAAACATTCCGAATCCAAATGCAGACCTAGTTTGGTTAATTGATAAAGGCCAGAAGGCGTTAGATTATGTTTGGGCAGACGGGATTTTCTTATCCAACTTTTTTCCAAGAGTTTTGGATGTCGGGTGGTATATTTCCGTAGAGCAGCAGATTTACTTCTTGATGGTGGTTCTTGGTCCATTCTTCTTATTCTCTAAAACTAGAAAGGTAAGAGTAATTATATTATCGATCATATATATTATACCTTTCTTATCTAGATGTTATCTGTATTCTAAAGGTCAGATGAATGCCGAGGCTCTTTTCTGGACTGAGAATCGATTCGATTCATTGATTGCGGGAATGCTTTTAGCAGAGTATGTGGATTATAAGCCAGTAGCCGAAAGTTTAGGAAAATTGAAATATTCCCTGATCGGGATCACTGCGATTGTTTTCATATTGATATCTTATTCATTTGGTTGGACACATTTCATTCGATTGACCCTTGCAAATAATTTTTATAATATTGCCTTGGCTTTAATTATTTATCTAGCAATCCAAAAAGAAGGAATATTTAAAACTATCTTGGGATTACCGATCTTCCGTCCGTTATCCAGGATCACATTTACAGTATATTTATGGAATATACCTTTGATGGGGATTGCGACTAAATGGGCTCTCAAGGGAGAAACATTAATTACCTTAAGTGTATTACCTAAACTTTATTTCATCTGTTTTGGGTTTACGATACTAGCTGCCTGGCCAATTTTTTTACTGATAGAGCAACCTTTTATCTGGTGGAAAGAAAAACCGAAAGTTTTGGAAAATAAGAACGAGACTAAGACTGCATAG
- the thrC gene encoding threonine synthase yields MSLTFTKLKAEFRCINDSCGATYDLNDIVYECRKCGSLLQVSHDMGALKEKSGKEWKDLFDSRLGSVKFPNSSGIWNKREWVLPHVEDSEIISSGEGLSHLFNSERLTKHFGLGGLWIKQCGISHTGSFKDLGMTVLLSQVKHMLNKGAKIRAVACASSGDTSAALASYAAKAGIPAIIFLPAGKVSQAQLIQPVSNGAKVIALETDFDGCMKIVKEVTKEAGIYLANSMNSLRIEGQKTIAPEIVQQLEWKVPDWIIIPGGNLGNVSALGAGFEMAKELGLIDKLPRIVLAQAENANPLYLSYLKNFEEFSPVDAKPTLASAIQIGNPVSVQKAIRTLKKFNGVVEQASEAELSEASAKTDLFGLYNDPHTGVALAALYKLMGKGTIAKGDQVVVISTAHGLKFTEFKLKFHEGKIPGIDQKLVNVIRSCKPEVGAVMDEISGFLQLKG; encoded by the coding sequence ATGAGCCTTACCTTCACCAAGTTGAAAGCGGAATTCCGCTGCATCAACGATTCTTGCGGAGCAACTTACGATCTGAATGATATCGTATACGAATGTCGTAAATGTGGAAGCCTTCTCCAGGTTTCTCATGATATGGGAGCTCTTAAAGAAAAATCAGGTAAGGAATGGAAGGACCTATTCGATTCCAGATTGGGCTCGGTAAAATTTCCGAACAGTTCAGGTATCTGGAATAAAAGAGAATGGGTTCTTCCTCATGTAGAAGATTCTGAGATCATAAGCTCAGGCGAAGGTCTTTCTCATCTATTCAATTCAGAAAGACTTACAAAACATTTTGGTCTAGGCGGTCTCTGGATCAAACAATGTGGGATCTCCCACACAGGTTCATTTAAGGACCTGGGCATGACAGTTCTTCTTTCCCAAGTAAAACATATGTTGAATAAGGGAGCCAAGATCAGAGCGGTAGCTTGTGCAAGTTCAGGAGATACTTCTGCAGCACTTGCTTCTTATGCTGCTAAGGCTGGGATCCCTGCTATTATTTTTCTTCCTGCTGGAAAAGTTTCCCAAGCACAATTGATCCAACCTGTTTCTAACGGTGCAAAAGTAATCGCACTCGAAACAGACTTTGATGGTTGTATGAAGATTGTTAAAGAAGTTACCAAAGAAGCTGGTATCTATCTTGCAAACTCAATGAACAGTCTTCGTATCGAAGGTCAAAAAACAATCGCACCGGAGATTGTTCAACAATTGGAATGGAAAGTTCCTGACTGGATCATTATTCCAGGAGGAAATTTAGGAAACGTTTCTGCACTCGGAGCAGGTTTCGAGATGGCAAAAGAATTAGGGCTAATAGATAAACTTCCTAGGATCGTTTTGGCACAGGCAGAAAATGCAAATCCACTCTATCTTTCTTATCTTAAAAATTTTGAAGAGTTCAGTCCGGTGGATGCGAAGCCTACTCTTGCTTCTGCAATCCAAATCGGTAATCCTGTCTCTGTCCAAAAGGCAATTCGTACATTAAAAAAATTCAATGGGGTTGTGGAACAAGCAAGTGAAGCCGAACTTTCAGAAGCTTCTGCCAAAACCGATCTATTTGGATTGTACAATGACCCTCATACTGGAGTGGCACTTGCTGCACTATACAAGCTCATGGGCAAGGGAACTATCGCAAAAGGTGATCAGGTGGTCGTAATCTCTACTGCCCATGGTTTAAAATTCACAGAATTTAAACTCAAGTTCCATGAAGGAAAAATCCCTGGAATCGATCAGAAACTGGTTAACGTTATTCGGTCCTGCAAACCTGAAGTGGGAGCCGTCATGGACGAAATCAGCGGTTTCCTACAATTGAAAGGTTAA
- a CDS encoding phasin-related domain-containing protein yields the protein MEKQILDVLNAGLGLVKSGQEGLDKAKAEFTKSFEQLAAKGASDNSEASVRVREFVDKFLNEAKELSTAATKTYEDSRAKALEVYNQIAEEAKKLVPAEQIEAIKAKFSEVTETVKKTAAPTKKTA from the coding sequence ATGGAAAAACAAATTCTAGATGTACTGAACGCAGGTCTTGGTTTGGTTAAAAGTGGACAAGAAGGTCTGGATAAAGCGAAAGCAGAATTTACTAAGAGTTTTGAACAACTCGCAGCTAAAGGCGCTTCCGACAATTCCGAAGCATCTGTTCGTGTTCGCGAGTTCGTAGACAAATTCTTAAACGAAGCTAAAGAATTATCTACTGCTGCTACTAAAACTTACGAAGATTCTCGCGCTAAGGCACTTGAAGTTTATAACCAGATTGCAGAAGAAGCTAAGAAATTAGTTCCTGCTGAACAAATCGAAGCTATCAAGGCAAAATTTAGCGAAGTTACTGAGACAGTTAAAAAGACTGCTGCTCCAACTAAAAAAACTGCTTAA